The proteins below are encoded in one region of Hugenholtzia roseola DSM 9546:
- a CDS encoding glycosyltransferase, translating to MKTFIVYSFLGMKDPLFGGLMLPYLKELNKDGKYQFHLITYEQDDYAFHQLEKAQLIAELNRYNLKWHPIQYHTGRFLLLKKGYDFFVSFLVALKIKIKYRPAAIIGFLTIAGAFSWILSKILRLPLAIYCFEPHSDYMIDFNIWTKNSIKYKLLNFFEKKEATDCDYLVVPTSHTLDLVQQWHTRAKKIWTAPISVDTTFFQFEAQKREQIRQHLKIEDKKVILYLGKFGGLYYELPEMAAFCKQLVNENPDYFLLIISPQPKMEVELAYRQAGVEAAQFCVLGRVPYEEVSGYISAADIGLVAIPPLPAQKYRTPIKVGHYLACGLPYIIAENIADDDKIAKQHQVGIVYQDLSEEAAKQIRAEMQALLSEEPKEIRARCRQVALQYRSITQAREILEEILALF from the coding sequence TTGAAAACCTTTATTGTGTATTCCTTTCTGGGTATGAAAGACCCTCTTTTTGGCGGTTTGATGCTTCCCTATTTAAAAGAGCTAAATAAAGATGGCAAATATCAATTTCATCTCATCACGTATGAACAAGATGATTATGCCTTTCACCAACTTGAAAAGGCACAACTTATAGCAGAGCTAAACCGTTACAATCTGAAATGGCACCCCATACAGTACCATACGGGGCGTTTTTTGTTATTAAAAAAAGGATATGATTTTTTTGTTAGTTTTTTAGTCGCATTAAAAATTAAAATCAAATACCGTCCTGCTGCCATTATTGGCTTTCTGACCATTGCAGGGGCTTTCAGCTGGATTCTATCCAAAATTCTGCGGCTGCCCTTGGCGATTTACTGCTTCGAGCCGCATAGCGATTATATGATAGATTTTAATATCTGGACAAAAAATTCTATTAAATACAAACTACTCAATTTTTTTGAGAAAAAGGAAGCCACAGACTGCGATTATTTGGTCGTGCCTACTTCTCACACCCTCGATTTGGTGCAACAGTGGCACACACGCGCCAAGAAAATCTGGACAGCACCTATTTCGGTGGATACCACTTTTTTCCAATTTGAAGCCCAAAAGCGCGAACAAATTCGCCAACACTTAAAGATAGAAGATAAAAAAGTAATCTTATACTTAGGCAAATTTGGCGGACTTTACTACGAACTACCCGAAATGGCGGCTTTTTGTAAGCAGTTAGTTAATGAAAATCCCGATTATTTTCTGCTTATTATTTCGCCACAGCCGAAAATGGAAGTAGAATTGGCTTACCGTCAGGCAGGGGTTGAGGCTGCTCAATTTTGCGTATTGGGGCGCGTGCCTTACGAAGAGGTAAGCGGCTACATCTCCGCCGCCGACATCGGTCTGGTTGCCATTCCGCCCCTGCCTGCCCAAAAATATAGAACGCCTATCAAAGTAGGACACTATTTAGCCTGCGGTTTGCCTTATATTATTGCAGAAAATATTGCAGATGATGATAAAATAGCCAAACAACATCAGGTTGGTATCGTCTATCAAGACCTTTCAGAAGAGGCGGCAAAGCAAATACGCGCCGAAATGCAAGCCCTACTATCGGAAGAGCCGAAGGAAATTCGTGCGCGTTGTCGGCAGGTGGCACTGCAATATCGTAGCATCACACAAGCACGTGAGATTTTAGAAGAAATATTAGCCTTATTTTAA
- a CDS encoding 2OG-Fe(II) oxygenase, with translation MQLINLEALKSRTEAIKADYQSKKPFRYVMFENFFEAEVAELVHQNYPTIADGLWDGTTYLDQKNKFQKTDFEAGSVMHQLFTELNSKPFLNWIQEISEIEEELIGDEQLFGGGLHQSINGAFLNVHVDYNIHPKTQFHRRLNVLVYMNKDWKDEYEGHLELWDLTGEKKVLLGKYAPSFNRCVIFETNEISFHGHPKPLKTPQGINRKSIATYYYTKERPAHEIAEGHNTIYVNTEGATGQVKRFTSGVRAFLERINKQ, from the coding sequence ATGCAACTTATCAATTTAGAAGCACTCAAAAGCCGAACAGAGGCGATTAAGGCTGATTATCAGTCTAAAAAGCCCTTCCGCTACGTTATGTTTGAAAACTTTTTTGAGGCAGAGGTTGCCGAATTGGTTCATCAAAATTATCCGACGATAGCAGATGGACTTTGGGACGGCACAACTTATCTCGACCAAAAGAACAAATTTCAGAAGACTGATTTTGAAGCAGGCAGCGTAATGCACCAACTTTTTACAGAGCTAAACAGCAAGCCCTTTTTGAATTGGATTCAAGAAATTTCAGAAATAGAAGAAGAGCTTATCGGCGATGAACAACTTTTTGGAGGCGGACTGCACCAATCCATCAATGGGGCATTTTTAAACGTACACGTAGATTACAACATTCACCCCAAGACGCAATTTCACCGTCGTCTGAACGTGTTGGTTTATATGAACAAAGATTGGAAAGACGAATACGAAGGACACCTCGAACTTTGGGATTTGACGGGCGAAAAGAAGGTACTTTTAGGCAAATATGCCCCCTCTTTTAATCGTTGTGTTATCTTCGAAACAAACGAAATTTCTTTTCATGGACATCCGAAGCCCCTGAAAACACCTCAGGGAATCAATCGCAAATCTATTGCTACCTATTATTACACCAAAGAAAGACCCGCTCACGAAATTGCAGAGGGACACAATACCATCTATGTCAATACAGAGGGCGCGACAGGTCAGGTAAAACGTTTTACCTCTGGGGTCAGGGCGTTTTTAGAGCGTATCAATAAACAGTAA